aaaagacaaaccaaGGTCATTTAGACTTGGATCAAGGTACTTAAGAAGTTTTCCATATAATTGAGATACTGCTTGGAAAAGTAAAGGAAAGTGGAGCCtaatgatttttagaaattaaaaggtAGTTCGGTaggaaatcaaataaaatgaaaataacttaaaatatcttttatgtaTATAGTACATTAAGgactacaaaatatttataaattgtttatcACTGCTCTAAGGCAAAAGATATTAATCATGAGTCTTGTAAAATTGAGGAAACAGGTTTTTAGAAGTAATATGACTTATAATATAGTCACTCAAGGACTAAACTGTGAAGCCAGGACTAGAACTCAGGTGTTTTGACCAGTAGCTTGGTGATTTCCCTATAGACAATTTGAAAGTCATTAACTGACAAATGGCATAGCACAATCGGTACACCGCTAATATTGGGTCGGACCTGCTAACAAATAATACATTAAGCTAATACAAATTTGATTTCTGACTCTTGTTTACACTCCAAGAATTGTTTgtaagtgctgaaataaacaaaaaagggcAGCAGGAGGGATTAATTTGTTTTCTCAACAGGAGGGATGAACCAAGGACTTGTATAGTCCACAAATTTGTCCTTGATTATTGTCAGGTAGTAGAAAGGAGCCTGGATTAGGAGTCAAGAGACTGGGGTGAGGGTGCCAGTTGAATCACTAAGGACTTTGTACAGCTACTGGTATGTCAGTTATTCTCTTTGAGTCCCAGTTTCCTCATAACTGTCCTACCTGTCCCATATGGTGAAGTACCACAAAGAACCAAGTATCCTATTAGGTTCATGCAAAAGCAATTGAGGTTTGCCATTTCTTTCAGTGGCAAAAACTTCAATTACTTTTGCAGAAACCTAATATGTAATATAACTGAACGTTATATACAAGCAACATACAAAATCctagtaatattttataaatattatatagtatTCTGTTGACATTACAGATCAAATATTAAAAAGCTGAGtgcttctgtgttttttttttggttggttggtttttttctgtttttgtttttttgagacagggtctcactctgtcacccaggctggaatgtaatgggacaatcatagctcactgcaaccttgaactcctgggctcaagtgattcccgcacctcagcctctcaaatagctaggcctacaggcatgtaccaccatgcctagctaatttttaattttttttttttgtagagataggttctcattatgttgcccaggctgatctccaactcctgagctcaagtgatcttctgccttggcctcccaaagtgttgggattataggctgtgagtcactgtgcctggcctgggtgcTTCTGACTAGAAGAAAAAGAGGCCTTTAAGATGGGGGAGCAGGCGGAGAACAGAGCTAAAAGACCTAAATAATAGACATAACACCTCATGAAAACAATTACTGTCCTattaatagctttaaaaaaaggTACCACTTCCTAGTTTTTAAACAGCCTGATCTTTATTTCCTCCATTTACTTTTTGTTCTTAAGAGAGTGGGTTATTTGCAAGGATGTTAATACTAGTTCTGTAGGTTTATTGCTGTATCAGATTGTGTGTCCTATAGATAATGGAACCTTGGGACTTTATAACTAGatctcctgtgaacaaaatttaaatcataacaaatatttcagaattatATTTGACATATTAGATGTTACTTACCAATACCTCTGTATTTTTTGGTTGCTCACATGTAGACAAACAGTCTTGTATACTTCTCTGAGAATAGTTTTGGGATTTTTCATTAGTTGGATCTTCTTTCTTatcctgttcattttttaattggtctGACTTTTTACATTTGAAACCTTCATTATCTGTATTGAGATAATTCTCTATGCTATTAAGTTGAGTATTTTGCTCACATGTCTTAGGCCTTTTTGAGTCTTTATTTGAGGATATGCTTTCATATTTGTTCAAATATTCAGACATTTCCAACacagtaacttttatttttgagtcatttTTCTTTGAATCATCAGATTGAAGATTGCCAAATAATTTTGGATTATAgttctcatttattattttttccttatacttATTTGTACAAATCTGTTTGTCAATACTGCTGCAATTTGAATACTGCTTATCAGTTCCATTGCTCATTTCTTGCTCCTTAAATCTGCTTGTCAAATCTAAGTTATTTTCTTTGTGCTGAGACAAAATTGAGGAAGTCGACAAACTAGAACTTTTGTTCCGTGTTTCCTGATATGTACTTTGGATGATTTCACTAGGATTGTTCTGACATTGATTTCTTGTTTGACGTTTCAAAGAACACTtttctttactattatttttaaaagaagtaaaacattTATTAGATACTAAGGTTTTCCCATCACTGGTGTCTCCTAACAAGGAACATTTTGTGTGAGAAATGGAAACTGAGGACTTATCCTTATTTTTCTTCAACAAATTTTTGTCTTCATATGAACTCCTAAACACTTTAGATGCAACTGAACTGGAGTCATGCATGTTGAATGACGGCCGGGGGATATGTGATGCTGTTGGATCAATGTGCTCCAAGTGTTGAGCAATCCTTGCAATAACATCTTGCCGCTCCTGGAGTAAAGAGCCTATCAAAGGATTAGTCTCTCCAACAGGCATATGAGAAGAAAAGTCATTAGAAATACAAGTTTCACTTCGAGGAGTTTCTGGTTTTAGTCGAATTTTCCCCTCATTGCTGTCTTCTGGGGAGGTAAACTCTGGATTAccaaaagacatggagaaagttTCTTTACCTTTTCCCACATTCTCATTTTCTTGTGAAACACGGGAAAGTTTTGAATGGAGTGAACTAGACTCTTGAGTATGAAATGGATGTCCAGAAACATGTGAAGTGCTTGGATCACAATGAATCAAATGCTGGGCAATTCTTGCAATGATTTCTTGCCGCTCCTGAATTAAAGAGCCTATTAAAGGGTTAGTCTCACCAGCTGACTGCCAGAAACTCTGGCGGTTAGAGACACTGGAATCAACcattgaaaatgattttaaagctCTCACTGATGTTTCATGTGATTTTATATCGCCTATACCACTAAAGCCCAGAATATTGGCTTGAGATGTCCCATGGTCAGATTTACTGCCAGTGCCTGGATATAGTTTGACGTTTTTGACAGCTGCAGTATATTCTGGACTTGGGCCACTTTTTGCATGCAATACACTTTCAGGTGCCATGGTCCAAGTTTGTTTGCTACACAGACGCTGTGAACTGTTTGTACCACATTGTTCTGCTTCATTTGGATTATGGTGCTGATGGGTTTTAAGTTTATGTTGTTGAATTCGTTTCTCATAAAGGCCAATATTAGTGTGAATACTGCAGGTCAAAACTGGGTAATTAGATTGTCTGGGCAAGGACTGAACACTGACTTTCAAGGCAACATTATGAGAAACATTAGGAACAGGAAACACATGCTCAATTGGAGTCTGTGAAAAATTCCACTGTAGGTCTACATCAGCAGCACTGATTCTAGAATCACacagaaaaatactgtattaatGGATTACAAAGGTTATATCCTTATTATTGCATATTATTGTAAATGTAAAGCAGTCATAcacttatttttgtttgcattaatTACCACTGAGGTTTACTTTTAGCCATTTTACCATGCATATAATTCTGATAAAACCAATGTAAGTAATACAATAGCTTATGCTTGGAAGAGATGACCTTTTTAAGACCACAGATCACTTAAGCATTAAAGCTCaagaatattataatttaaaaatatttgttaaaacagaaaaaaaggacttTGTAATTACTAGTACATAAATGGATTCAGCTAATTTTATCGTGCAAGGTGATTAAGAGACACCCTATCTCATGGCCATTTGCCTAAAAAGCCAATTAGCTAAACAGCTAATTGTTAACAGCCTGTTAACATTATCCAAGATGccaaaaattaagtaaaacacAGAAATTCAGCAGCCCAGAAAACTTTTCTACTTTATAATAGTAGCATTAAGTCCATTGGTTCTCTAAAGTAAGCTTAAAAGTTCTCTTGATATTATTCTATATCAAATTTAATACAACAAACAAAATTTATACTGATTCAATCTAAATCTCTCTAACTTGTTTTGAAAAACCTCAGTAAATTTTATCCATTTATATTTAGAATTGCAGGAAATAATccatttaaaaggtaaaataccATTCGGTTGCTAACCAAGGTGTTTGAATATgcactgtcctttttttttttttttggccctagACATACCTGTAGAGAATATTTCGTGGAATAGCACCATGAGAAACACTCAGCCACGCACTTAactgagaaaaaaacacaaatgagcGGACAGCCAACAGAAGTGTCTTCTCTTCAATAAATCGGTCACCATTCCTAAGGGAAGTAACAAA
The window above is part of the Macaca fascicularis isolate 582-1 chromosome 7, T2T-MFA8v1.1 genome. Proteins encoded here:
- the ATOSA gene encoding atos homolog protein A isoform X4; protein product: MKPDRDTLDEYFEYDAEEFLVSLALLITEGRTPECSVKGRTESFHCPPAQSCYPVTTKHECSDKLAQCRQARRTRSEVTLLWKNNLPVMVEMMLLPDCCYSDDGPTTEGIDLNDPAIKQDALLLERWILEPVPRQNGDRFIEEKTLLLAVRSFVFFSQLSAWLSVSHGAIPRNILYRISAADVDLQWNFSQTPIEHVFPVPNVSHNVALKVSVQSLPRQSNYPVLTCSIHTNIGLYEKRIQQHKLKTHQHHNPNEAEQCGTNSSQRLCSKQTWTMAPESVLHAKSGPSPEYTAAVKNVKLYPGTGSKSDHGTSQANILGFSGIGDIKSHETSVRALKSFSMVDSSVSNRQSFWQSAGETNPLIGSLIQERQEIIARIAQHLIHCDPSTSHVSGHPFHTQESSSLHSKLSRVSQENENVGKGKETFSMSFGNPEFTSPEDSNEGKIRLKPETPRSETCISNDFSSHMPVGETNPLIGSLLQERQDVIARIAQHLEHIDPTASHIPRPSFNMHDSSSVASKVFRSSYEDKNLLKKNKDKSSVSISHTKCSLLGDTSDGKTLVSNKCFTSFKNNSKEKCSLKRQTRNQCQNNPSEIIQSTYQETRNKSSSLSTSSILSQHKENNLDLTSRFKEQEMSNGTDKQYSNCSSIDKQICTNKYKEKIINENYNPKLFGNLQSDDSKKNDSKIKVTVLEMSEYLNKYESISSNKDSKRPKTCEQNTQLNSIENYLNTDNEGFKCKKSDQLKNEQDKKEDPTNEKSQNYSQRSIQDCLSTCEQPKNTEVLRTTLKHSNVWRKHNFHSLDGTSTRAFHPQTGLPLLSSPVPQRKTQSGCFDLDSSLLHLKSFSSKSPRPCLNIEDDPDIHEKPFLSSSAPPITSLSLLGNFEESVLNYRLDPLGIVDGFTAEVGASGAFCPTHLTLPVEVSFYSVSDDNAPSPYMTLFNPNKTVVKMFVVIYDLRDMPANHQTFLRQRTFSVPVKQEVKRSVNKENIRHTEERLLRYLIHLRFQSSKSGKIYLHRDVRLLFSRKSMEVDSGAAYELKSYTESPTNPQFSPRC
- the ATOSA gene encoding atos homolog protein A isoform X2, encoding MKPDRDTLDEYFEYDAEEFLVSLALLITEGRTPECSVKGRTESFHCPPAQSCYPVTTKHECSDKLAQCRQARRTRSEVTLLWKNNLPVMVEMMLLPDCCYSDDGPTTEGIDLNDPAIKQDALLLERWILEPVPRQNGDRFIEEKTLLLAVRSFVFFSQLSAWLSVSHGAIPRNILYRISAADVDLQWNFSQTPIEHVFPVPNVSHNVALKVSVQSLPRQSNYPVLTCSIHTNIGLYEKRIQQHKLKTHQHHNPNEAEQCGTNSSQRLCSKQTWTMAPESVLHAKSGPSPEYTAAVKNVKLYPGTGSKSDHGTSQANILGFSGIGDIKSHETSVRALKSFSMVDSSVSNRQSFWQSAGETNPLIGSLIQERQEIIARIAQHLIHCDPSTSHVSGHPFHTQESSSLHSKLSRVSQENENVGKGKETFSMSFGNPEFTSPEDSNEGKIRLKPETPRSETCISNDFSSHMPVGETNPLIGSLLQERQDVIARIAQHLEHIDPTASHIPRPSFNMHDSSSVASKVFRSSYEDKNLLKKNKDKSSVSISHTKCSLLGDTSDGKTLVSNKCFTSFKNNSKEKCSLKRQTRNQCQNNPSEIIQSTYQETRNKSSSLSTSSILSQHKENNLDLTSRFKEQEMSNGTDKQYSNCSSIDKQICTNKYKEKIINENYNPKLFGNLQSDDSKKNDSKIKVTVLEMSEYLNKYESISSNKDSKRPKTCEQNTQLNSIENYLNTDNEGFKCKKSDQLKNEQDKKEDPTNEKSQNYSQRSIQDCLSTCEQPKNTEVLRTTLKHSNVWRKHNFHSLDGTSTRAFHPQTGLPLLSSPVPQRKTQSGCFDLDSSLLHLKSFSSKSPRPCLNIEDDPDIHEKPFLSSSAPPITSLSLLGNFEESVLNYRLDPLGIVDGFTAEVGASGAFCPTHLTLPVEVSFYSVSDDNAPSPYMGVITLESLGKRGYRVPPSGTIQVTLFNPNKTVVKMFVVIYDLRDMPANHQTFLRQRTFSVPVKQEVKRSVNKENIRHTEERLLRYLIHLRFQSSKSGKIYLHRDVRLLFSRKSMEVDSGAAYELKSYTESPTNPQFSPRC
- the ATOSA gene encoding atos homolog protein A isoform X3, coding for MVFSGNKGLHREDTLDEYFEYDAEEFLVSLALLITEGRTPECSVKGRTESFHCPPAQSCYPVTTKHECSDKLAQCRQARRTRSEVTLLWKNNLPVMVEMMLLPDCCYSDDGPTTEGIDLNDPAIKQDALLLERWILEPVPRQNGDRFIEEKTLLLAVRSFVFFSQLSAWLSVSHGAIPRNILYRISAADVDLQWNFSQTPIEHVFPVPNVSHNVALKVSVQSLPRQSNYPVLTCSIHTNIGLYEKRIQQHKLKTHQHHNPNEAEQCGTNSSQRLCSKQTWTMAPESVLHAKSGPSPEYTAAVKNVKLYPGTGSKSDHGTSQANILGFSGIGDIKSHETSVRALKSFSMVDSSVSNRQSFWQSAGETNPLIGSLIQERQEIIARIAQHLIHCDPSTSHVSGHPFHTQESSSLHSKLSRVSQENENVGKGKETFSMSFGNPEFTSPEDSNEGKIRLKPETPRSETCISNDFSSHMPVGETNPLIGSLLQERQDVIARIAQHLEHIDPTASHIPRPSFNMHDSSSVASKVFRSSYEDKNLLKKNKDKSSVSISHTKCSLLGDTSDGKTLVSNKCFTSFKNNSKEKCSLKRQTRNQCQNNPSEIIQSTYQETRNKSSSLSTSSILSQHKENNLDLTSRFKEQEMSNGTDKQYSNCSSIDKQICTNKYKEKIINENYNPKLFGNLQSDDSKKNDSKIKVTVLEMSEYLNKYESISSNKDSKRPKTCEQNTQLNSIENYLNTDNEGFKCKKSDQLKNEQDKKEDPTNEKSQNYSQRSIQDCLSTCEQPKNTEVLRTTLKHSNVWRKHNFHSLDGTSTRAFHPQTGLPLLSSPVPQRKTQSGCFDLDSSLLHLKSFSSKSPRPCLNIEDDPDIHEKPFLSSSAPPITSLSLLGNFEESVLNYRLDPLGIVDGFTAEVGASGAFCPTHLTLPVEVSFYSVSDDNAPSPYMTLFNPNKTVVKMFVVIYDLRDMPANHQTFLRQRTFSVPVKQEVKRSVNKENIRHTEERLLRYLIHLRFQSSKSGKIYLHRDVRLLFSRKSMEVDSGAAYELKSYTESPTNPQFSPRC
- the ATOSA gene encoding atos homolog protein A isoform X5 gives rise to the protein MVEMMLLPDCCYSDDGPTTEGIDLNDPAIKQDALLLERWILEPVPRQNGDRFIEEKTLLLAVRSFVFFSQLSAWLSVSHGAIPRNILYRISAADVDLQWNFSQTPIEHVFPVPNVSHNVALKVSVQSLPRQSNYPVLTCSIHTNIGLYEKRIQQHKLKTHQHHNPNEAEQCGTNSSQRLCSKQTWTMAPESVLHAKSGPSPEYTAAVKNVKLYPGTGSKSDHGTSQANILGFSGIGDIKSHETSVRALKSFSMVDSSVSNRQSFWQSAGETNPLIGSLIQERQEIIARIAQHLIHCDPSTSHVSGHPFHTQESSSLHSKLSRVSQENENVGKGKETFSMSFGNPEFTSPEDSNEGKIRLKPETPRSETCISNDFSSHMPVGETNPLIGSLLQERQDVIARIAQHLEHIDPTASHIPRPSFNMHDSSSVASKVFRSSYEDKNLLKKNKDKSSVSISHTKCSLLGDTSDGKTLVSNKCFTSFKNNSKEKCSLKRQTRNQCQNNPSEIIQSTYQETRNKSSSLSTSSILSQHKENNLDLTSRFKEQEMSNGTDKQYSNCSSIDKQICTNKYKEKIINENYNPKLFGNLQSDDSKKNDSKIKVTVLEMSEYLNKYESISSNKDSKRPKTCEQNTQLNSIENYLNTDNEGFKCKKSDQLKNEQDKKEDPTNEKSQNYSQRSIQDCLSTCEQPKNTEVLRTTLKHSNVWRKHNFHSLDGTSTRAFHPQTGLPLLSSPVPQRKTQSGCFDLDSSLLHLKSFSSKSPRPCLNIEDDPDIHEKPFLSSSAPPITSLSLLGNFEESVLNYRLDPLGIVDGFTAEVGASGAFCPTHLTLPVEVSFYSVSDDNAPSPYMGVITLESLGKRGYRVPPSGTIQVTLFNPNKTVVKMFVVIYDLRDMPANHQTFLRQRTFSVPVKQEVKRSVNKENIRHTEERLLRYLIHLRFQSSKSGKIYLHRDVRLLFSRKSMEVDSGAAYELKSYTESPTNPQFSPRC
- the ATOSA gene encoding atos homolog protein A isoform X1: MVFSGNKGLHREDTLDEYFEYDAEEFLVSLALLITEGRTPECSVKGRTESFHCPPAQSCYPVTTKHECSDKLAQCRQARRTRSEVTLLWKNNLPVMVEMMLLPDCCYSDDGPTTEGIDLNDPAIKQDALLLERWILEPVPRQNGDRFIEEKTLLLAVRSFVFFSQLSAWLSVSHGAIPRNILYRISAADVDLQWNFSQTPIEHVFPVPNVSHNVALKVSVQSLPRQSNYPVLTCSIHTNIGLYEKRIQQHKLKTHQHHNPNEAEQCGTNSSQRLCSKQTWTMAPESVLHAKSGPSPEYTAAVKNVKLYPGTGSKSDHGTSQANILGFSGIGDIKSHETSVRALKSFSMVDSSVSNRQSFWQSAGETNPLIGSLIQERQEIIARIAQHLIHCDPSTSHVSGHPFHTQESSSLHSKLSRVSQENENVGKGKETFSMSFGNPEFTSPEDSNEGKIRLKPETPRSETCISNDFSSHMPVGETNPLIGSLLQERQDVIARIAQHLEHIDPTASHIPRPSFNMHDSSSVASKVFRSSYEDKNLLKKNKDKSSVSISHTKCSLLGDTSDGKTLVSNKCFTSFKNNSKEKCSLKRQTRNQCQNNPSEIIQSTYQETRNKSSSLSTSSILSQHKENNLDLTSRFKEQEMSNGTDKQYSNCSSIDKQICTNKYKEKIINENYNPKLFGNLQSDDSKKNDSKIKVTVLEMSEYLNKYESISSNKDSKRPKTCEQNTQLNSIENYLNTDNEGFKCKKSDQLKNEQDKKEDPTNEKSQNYSQRSIQDCLSTCEQPKNTEVLRTTLKHSNVWRKHNFHSLDGTSTRAFHPQTGLPLLSSPVPQRKTQSGCFDLDSSLLHLKSFSSKSPRPCLNIEDDPDIHEKPFLSSSAPPITSLSLLGNFEESVLNYRLDPLGIVDGFTAEVGASGAFCPTHLTLPVEVSFYSVSDDNAPSPYMGVITLESLGKRGYRVPPSGTIQVTLFNPNKTVVKMFVVIYDLRDMPANHQTFLRQRTFSVPVKQEVKRSVNKENIRHTEERLLRYLIHLRFQSSKSGKIYLHRDVRLLFSRKSMEVDSGAAYELKSYTESPTNPQFSPRC
- the ATOSA gene encoding atos homolog protein A isoform X6 yields the protein MVEMMLLPDCCYSDDGPTTEGIDLNDPAIKQDALLLERWILEPVPRQNGDRFIEEKTLLLAVRSFVFFSQLSAWLSVSHGAIPRNILYRISAADVDLQWNFSQTPIEHVFPVPNVSHNVALKVSVQSLPRQSNYPVLTCSIHTNIGLYEKRIQQHKLKTHQHHNPNEAEQCGTNSSQRLCSKQTWTMAPESVLHAKSGPSPEYTAAVKNVKLYPGTGSKSDHGTSQANILGFSGIGDIKSHETSVRALKSFSMVDSSVSNRQSFWQSAGETNPLIGSLIQERQEIIARIAQHLIHCDPSTSHVSGHPFHTQESSSLHSKLSRVSQENENVGKGKETFSMSFGNPEFTSPEDSNEGKIRLKPETPRSETCISNDFSSHMPVGETNPLIGSLLQERQDVIARIAQHLEHIDPTASHIPRPSFNMHDSSSVASKVFRSSYEDKNLLKKNKDKSSVSISHTKCSLLGDTSDGKTLVSNKCFTSFKNNSKEKCSLKRQTRNQCQNNPSEIIQSTYQETRNKSSSLSTSSILSQHKENNLDLTSRFKEQEMSNGTDKQYSNCSSIDKQICTNKYKEKIINENYNPKLFGNLQSDDSKKNDSKIKVTVLEMSEYLNKYESISSNKDSKRPKTCEQNTQLNSIENYLNTDNEGFKCKKSDQLKNEQDKKEDPTNEKSQNYSQRSIQDCLSTCEQPKNTEVLRTTLKHSNVWRKHNFHSLDGTSTRAFHPQTGLPLLSSPVPQRKTQSGCFDLDSSLLHLKSFSSKSPRPCLNIEDDPDIHEKPFLSSSAPPITSLSLLGNFEESVLNYRLDPLGIVDGFTAEVGASGAFCPTHLTLPVEVSFYSVSDDNAPSPYMTLFNPNKTVVKMFVVIYDLRDMPANHQTFLRQRTFSVPVKQEVKRSVNKENIRHTEERLLRYLIHLRFQSSKSGKIYLHRDVRLLFSRKSMEVDSGAAYELKSYTESPTNPQFSPRC